The following are from one region of the Jatrophihabitans telluris genome:
- a CDS encoding DUF881 domain-containing protein gives MFRLSSLPRWVGVPSRRPEPGRTRDVWTVLVPVVALLAGLLAATTAHTARGTDLRSAGRTDVADLVRAAEARGNGQDAQVKQLQAQVAADTNNLAVSDATIAAINTKAAPLRLPGGLIAVSGPGLTVVLDDSHQNITDPKVDPNWLVVHQSDMQAAVNALWAGGAEAIQVMDQRLIQTSAIRCVGNTLLLNGRVYSPPFTIAAIGPAPQLRRALDASVNLSQYRQDAQSYGLRYSVDNQKKISIGAYEAPIALDYASIGG, from the coding sequence ATGTTCCGCCTGAGCAGCCTCCCGCGCTGGGTCGGGGTCCCGTCGCGGCGGCCGGAGCCGGGACGAACCCGCGATGTGTGGACCGTCCTGGTTCCCGTGGTCGCGTTGCTGGCGGGACTGCTGGCCGCCACGACGGCCCACACGGCCCGGGGGACCGATCTGCGCTCGGCCGGTCGGACAGACGTGGCGGACCTCGTTCGCGCCGCCGAGGCCCGCGGCAACGGCCAGGACGCGCAGGTGAAGCAGTTGCAGGCCCAGGTGGCGGCCGACACGAACAACCTGGCGGTCTCCGACGCCACCATCGCCGCGATCAACACCAAAGCCGCTCCGCTCCGGCTGCCCGGCGGCCTGATCGCGGTCTCCGGTCCGGGGCTGACGGTGGTACTGGACGATTCCCACCAGAACATCACCGATCCGAAGGTGGATCCCAACTGGCTCGTCGTCCACCAGTCAGACATGCAGGCCGCGGTCAACGCGCTGTGGGCCGGTGGCGCCGAGGCGATCCAGGTGATGGACCAGCGCCTCATCCAGACCAGCGCGATCCGCTGTGTCGGCAACACCCTGCTGCTCAACGGCCGGGTGTACTCACCGCCCTTCACCATCGCCGCGATCGGGCCGGCGCCACAGCTGCGCCGCGCCCTGGACGCCTCGGTGAATCTCAGCCAGTACCGGCAGGATGCGCAGTCATACGGCCTGCGCTACAGCGTCGACAACCAGAAGAAGATCTCGATCGGAGCTTATGAAGCCCCGATCGCGCTCGATTACGCCAGTATTGGCGGTTGA
- a CDS encoding class E sortase: MTSKTTGGWDFGASGASGPGALGATPPVEPPGGTGFGTGSAPSGDGRPRGHGAGDAVRTVVRGIGQLLITLGLVLLLFVVYEVWVSNIYAHQRQDKVKNNYQAAVAKGQDPLKGQDRLNLPSGKQVVLPAGQGFANLYIPTFGKDFAWTIVEGTNDADLERGPGHYPGTAIPGQIGNFSVAGHRVGKGEPFLNLDQLNPGDDIVVQTAANWYVYQVLGDKSLLKSKGQAVALGTADSQGVVGREIVSPSQVSVIDKVPDHPDASPSRALLTLTTCHPKYTANQRLIIHAALVRSVPAKGSATPKEMAGGTL, translated from the coding sequence ATGACGAGCAAGACAACCGGAGGCTGGGACTTCGGCGCGTCTGGGGCCAGCGGGCCCGGGGCGCTCGGGGCGACCCCGCCGGTAGAGCCGCCCGGTGGTACCGGCTTCGGGACGGGCTCTGCGCCCTCCGGCGACGGCCGCCCGCGCGGCCATGGTGCCGGCGACGCCGTGCGCACCGTCGTCCGGGGAATCGGTCAGCTGCTGATCACCCTCGGTCTGGTCCTCCTGCTGTTCGTCGTCTACGAGGTGTGGGTGTCCAACATCTACGCCCACCAACGCCAGGACAAGGTCAAGAACAACTACCAGGCCGCGGTGGCCAAGGGCCAGGATCCACTCAAGGGCCAGGACCGGCTGAACCTCCCGTCGGGCAAGCAGGTCGTGCTGCCCGCGGGTCAGGGCTTTGCCAACCTCTACATCCCGACGTTCGGCAAGGACTTCGCCTGGACCATCGTGGAGGGAACCAACGACGCCGACCTGGAGCGGGGTCCCGGCCACTACCCCGGCACCGCCATCCCAGGTCAGATCGGGAACTTCTCGGTGGCCGGGCACCGCGTGGGCAAGGGCGAGCCGTTCCTGAACCTCGACCAGCTGAACCCGGGCGACGACATCGTCGTCCAGACTGCCGCGAACTGGTACGTCTACCAGGTGCTGGGCGACAAGAGCCTGCTGAAGTCCAAGGGACAGGCGGTCGCGCTCGGCACGGCCGATTCGCAGGGTGTCGTCGGCCGGGAGATCGTGTCGCCGAGTCAGGTCTCGGTCATCGACAAAGTGCCCGATCATCCCGACGCCAGCCCCAGCCGAGCGTTGCTCACCCTGACCACGTGCCATCCGAAGTACACCGCCAATCAGCGGCTGATCATCCACGCGGCGCTGGTGCGGTCCGTGCCGGCGAAGGGCAGCGCCACGCCCAAGGAAATGGCCGGAGGGACGCTCTAA